AGTGCTGGCAGGCTTTTCTGCTGTGGTGATTTTTGCGCTGATTTTTTCACTGATTGAAAGCAAATTTATTCTGCCAACCCATCTGGTACTGGCACAAAACAAGGCAGCGCCTAAACAACCCTATCTCGCGCGATTAAATCGGTTACTCAAGGCTATCAAGCGAAAATGTAATGCTGGTTTAACTTGGTTTACCGAGGTTTGCTATCAGCCTAGCCTATCACTGGCACTGGCCCATAAACGCACTAGCCTAGCGATATTTTTACTGCTCGTTCTAGGTGCTTACGGTGCCATGCTAAAAGGGACGATAAGAACAGTATTTTTCCCTGAAATTCCCGGCCGTTATGCAACCTTAGTGGTGGAAATGGATCAAGATGCCGCGCCACAACTAAGCCAACAACATATGCTGAATATTGAGCAGACGATTGCAGCCACTAATCGCGAGTTGGTCAACAAATACCAAACAAGCGAGCCAGTGATTAAACAGTTCTTGGTAGCGATGACTGATAATGAGCAGCTAGAGGCGACAATAGCGCTATCCAACCAAGCCTTGGCAAAGGTCGCCAGTGACGAATTACTTAGTGTCTGGCAACAGCACCTTGGTCTTTTGGAAGGCAGCCAAGCACAAAAATTTACCTTTGCCGAAACGCCAGCGGGCGGCACTTATTTAACCGTTAGTGCGCCATCAAGAGACTTAGCTCGCCATGTTGCCAACGAACTCAAACAAGCGCTCGCTAACTTACCCGGCGTCAACGATATCACCGACGATGGCCAAATAGGCAAGCCACAACTACAAATTACCTTAAATCAACGGGGCATTAATTTAGGCTTAAATCAGCGTCAACTGGCCCAATTGATCGGCGGTGCTTATGGTCATATTGAACTGCATCGGATCCTCGATAGCGGTGAAGAGTCCATGGTGCTGCTGCGCCTACCCGCTCAGTCACGCCAGACATTGCAACAGCTAAAAGAAACACAAGTGCTGATCGCCGAGCAAGAATATATATCACTGGCAGAAGTTGCTGATTTTAGCTTTAGCCGCGAGCCAGAGGTGCTATATCGCAAAAACCGCAATCAAGTCATTTCCGTGTACTGGCGGCAAGACAAAGGCGTTGCCTCTCCACAAGAGGTTTGGCAGCAATTACAGCAGTCAAGCGTTGCCGCGCTTACCGCACAATACCCCAACGTTGAAATTAATGCTGGTGGCGAATTTGAGGAAATACTGGATGTTCAGCAAGGCTTTAAAAAAGCCATGTTGCTTACCTTGTTGTTAATTTATGTGCTGCTCGCCATTCCACTGAAATCCTACTGGCAACCTTTTATCATTATGTCGGTGATCCCATTTGGCTTTGCGGGTGCAATTTATGGTCATGGCCTAATGGGCTTATCGGTCAGTTTACTTTCCTTGTTTGGCATGATGGCTATGACGGGCGTGGTAATTAACGACTCGCTGGTATTGATCACCCGATTTAATCAGCTACACCGCTCAGGTATGACAATGAAAACCGCCTTAATTACCGCAGGTAAAAGCCGATTACGGGCGATATTTCTCACCACAGTGACAACCGTTTTTGGCCTTCTGCCTTTACTCAGTGAAACCTCAGAGCAAGCGCAATACCTTAAACCCGCCGCTGTGTCCCTAGTATTCGGTGAGCTATTTGCGACGCCTATCACCCTGATTTTAATCCCCGTGTTACTGAGTTTTCGAACCGCTGACAATACGAATAAAGCGCAAGCCTGCTCAGCAGAGCATAGCGCCGCTAAGCCCAGCCCAAATACGACACCAGAGTTGACTAGCTAATGACGATACAACCAATTTCTGTTCGCCAAATTCTTCGCAGCAACCAGCAAGCCGTGGCAATAAACGTACTGCTGACGATAGTTGAAATCACATTAACCGCGCTTATTCCGCTGTTTATCGGCTTTACCATTGATGGCCTATTAGCAGGCCAAAGCCGAGAGCTATTGATATTAATGGCGATTTTAGTTGTGCTTGTTATCGTCAGCGTTACCAGACGTTTTTACGATACCCGCGCCTACGGCAAAATCCGAGTAACAACGCAGGTAGGTATTGCCAAACAAAACCATCACTTACCAGTTTCAACCCTTAATGCCAGATTAGAGATGGGGCGCGAGCTGGTCGACTTTCTCGAACATAAGCTGCCTGAAATTCTTACTGCCAGTGTGCAGTTTGTTATTTCACTAGCTGTGTTGTTTTTTCTTAACCCTATATTGTCTGCCACTGCTTTTATTGCTGCCGTGTCGATGATGCTGATTTACGGATTTTTTCATCAAGGTTTTTATCAACTTAATGGCGCACATAACCAGCAGACAGAGCAACAAGTAAGCTTGTTAGCAGCAAAATCTCTACCAACAATTACTCGCCATTTTAATAGCTTAAAAGCTTTGGAAATCAAATTGTCAGATCGCGAAGCCCTGCTCTACGGCTGCGTCTTTATCGTGCTACTGGCAATGGTGGTGAGCAACTTATGGTATGCAACAAGCCAAATGGCCATCACAGCTGGCACTATTTTTTCCATCGTCAGCTATTCATGGGAGTTTGTTGAAGCAGCAATAGTGCTACCAGTTACCCTGCAAAGCTGGGCAAGGCTTTCAGAAATTACTAAGCGTATTAATTCAATAAACAAAGAAGATTAAATCAGCATTTAGTAGTTGTAGATTTGTACTTAGGCGCACTCAGAAGTCTTTGCATAGGCGGCAGCAGAATTGAGAAACACCAGAGTGATATTATTTGAAAATCTCGT
This Thalassotalea euphylliae DNA region includes the following protein-coding sequences:
- a CDS encoding efflux RND transporter permease subunit translates to MNTITKWFLDNPVAANLLMVFTLVAGYLSFSSLRVESFPQPPPSQLVIEVSYPGATALQVDESISQRIEDAISGIAGIKTITSASYAGFASVRVKKNTGVELSDLLEKVRNQVNAIVGFPERAEQPKIYPDEFGNLASFVMIYGGDSDHTRQQVATLVANNLKKHRAISQVTNLGKRRKQLVIEPNANALKQYGLSYQDVANIIHQWSLNHRSGELDTEAGKLTLKADNYSDTIPSLAQIPLISSANAVIRLSDVAEITRDYEQTDSRARYAGQAAIALMISTSQKDNLLTVNEATQSVLAELQSQLPAGINTDVMADMAPYIDEQLDLLGSNAWQGLLIVIVLLAIFLELRLALWVAMGIPISIAGAIWLMGLPALDYSINDITLFGMILVLGILVDDAVVVGESIHQARTRIADPKEAAYQGVKAVSVATSFGVLTTIAAFSPMLWIENELAQVLAGFSAVVIFALIFSLIESKFILPTHLVLAQNKAAPKQPYLARLNRLLKAIKRKCNAGLTWFTEVCYQPSLSLALAHKRTSLAIFLLLVLGAYGAMLKGTIRTVFFPEIPGRYATLVVEMDQDAAPQLSQQHMLNIEQTIAATNRELVNKYQTSEPVIKQFLVAMTDNEQLEATIALSNQALAKVASDELLSVWQQHLGLLEGSQAQKFTFAETPAGGTYLTVSAPSRDLARHVANELKQALANLPGVNDITDDGQIGKPQLQITLNQRGINLGLNQRQLAQLIGGAYGHIELHRILDSGEESMVLLRLPAQSRQTLQQLKETQVLIAEQEYISLAEVADFSFSREPEVLYRKNRNQVISVYWRQDKGVASPQEVWQQLQQSSVAALTAQYPNVEINAGGEFEEILDVQQGFKKAMLLTLLLIYVLLAIPLKSYWQPFIIMSVIPFGFAGAIYGHGLMGLSVSLLSLFGMMAMTGVVINDSLVLITRFNQLHRSGMTMKTALITAGKSRLRAIFLTTVTTVFGLLPLLSETSEQAQYLKPAAVSLVFGELFATPITLILIPVLLSFRTADNTNKAQACSAEHSAAKPSPNTTPELTS
- a CDS encoding ABC transporter six-transmembrane domain-containing protein, which encodes MTIQPISVRQILRSNQQAVAINVLLTIVEITLTALIPLFIGFTIDGLLAGQSRELLILMAILVVLVIVSVTRRFYDTRAYGKIRVTTQVGIAKQNHHLPVSTLNARLEMGRELVDFLEHKLPEILTASVQFVISLAVLFFLNPILSATAFIAAVSMMLIYGFFHQGFYQLNGAHNQQTEQQVSLLAAKSLPTITRHFNSLKALEIKLSDREALLYGCVFIVLLAMVVSNLWYATSQMAITAGTIFSIVSYSWEFVEAAIVLPVTLQSWARLSEITKRINSINKED